Proteins encoded within one genomic window of Candidatus Woesearchaeota archaeon:
- a CDS encoding cyclopropane fatty acyl phospholipid synthase, with protein MSSKEKIQELLTLADIKINGSRPWDIQVHNEKLYDRVLAQGSLGLGESYMDGWWDVKALDQFFTKLLSAQLDRKVRPIMLVGTALKAALLNLQTKSRSKKVAQEHYDLGNEFYENMLDPEYMQYTCAYWNTPRGRAKNLSEAQKNKLDLICRKLKLKKGETVLELGGGWGGFAYYAAKHYGVKVTSYNISKEQVAYAKKKCKGLPVTFKLDDYRNATGTFDKVVSIGMMEHVGYKNYEKFFALIRERLKDGGLALVHTIGGLRSVTHTDPWIEKYIFPNSMLPSMAQITKALEKTRFVLEDYHNIGADYDPTLMAWYKNYKKNWKKFEKDYGERFARMWDYYLLACAGSFRCRRNQLFQIVLSKEGVPGGYMPER; from the coding sequence ATGTCCTCAAAAGAAAAAATACAAGAACTTCTCACACTTGCAGATATTAAGATCAACGGTTCTCGTCCCTGGGATATTCAAGTCCATAACGAAAAACTCTATGACAGAGTCCTTGCGCAAGGCTCATTAGGTCTTGGTGAGTCCTATATGGATGGATGGTGGGATGTGAAAGCGCTTGACCAATTCTTCACCAAACTTCTTAGTGCTCAACTTGATCGCAAAGTACGACCCATTATGCTTGTAGGAACTGCGCTCAAAGCAGCTCTTCTTAACTTGCAAACCAAGTCAAGATCAAAAAAAGTAGCACAAGAACATTATGACCTTGGCAACGAATTCTATGAAAACATGCTTGATCCAGAGTATATGCAATATACTTGTGCGTATTGGAACACACCAAGAGGACGTGCAAAAAATCTTAGTGAAGCTCAGAAAAACAAGCTCGACCTCATCTGTCGTAAACTTAAACTCAAAAAAGGGGAAACTGTGCTTGAGCTTGGCGGAGGATGGGGTGGTTTTGCCTACTATGCTGCTAAGCATTACGGTGTTAAAGTAACCTCCTACAATATTTCAAAAGAACAAGTCGCATATGCTAAAAAGAAATGTAAAGGGCTTCCTGTTACTTTCAAGCTTGACGATTACCGTAACGCAACAGGGACCTTTGATAAAGTTGTCTCCATTGGTATGATGGAACATGTCGGGTACAAAAATTATGAGAAGTTCTTCGCGTTAATTCGTGAACGTCTCAAAGATGGCGGTCTTGCACTCGTACACACGATTGGAGGTCTGCGCTCCGTAACCCACACAGATCCTTGGATTGAAAAATACATCTTTCCTAATTCCATGCTCCCTTCTATGGCGCAAATCACTAAAGCTCTTGAGAAGACGAGGTTCGTTCTTGAAGATTATCACAACATCGGCGCAGACTATGATCCAACGCTGATGGCATGGTACAAGAACTATAAGAAAAACTGGAAGAAGTTTGAAAAAGACTATGGCGAGCGCTTTGCGCGTATGTGGGATTACTATCTTCTTGCTTGTGCAGGTTCATTTAGATGCAGACGTAACCAACTCTTCCAAATAGTACTCTCAAAAGAAGGAGTTCCCGGCGGGTACATGCCTGAGCGATGA
- a CDS encoding shikimate kinase: MIITNIGLPYSGKSEIGRRVAKKLGMHFVDVDDVLQERIGDLQKCVEEKGERYFLDAEREVLMDLQIQENTIYAPGGSFIHHPMALSKFRAQTDLVYFRIGFDEWVRRLDNSAHQRGIVGFQKGVRCVYDEMVPLLEFTADVTISAKDFNLATKMYEDYIVRTKKLLEQEEQSCGGDWDISNIIHELASHTFL, translated from the coding sequence ATGATCATCACAAATATCGGACTCCCCTATTCCGGAAAAAGCGAGATTGGACGTAGAGTTGCTAAAAAACTGGGAATGCACTTTGTAGATGTAGATGACGTGTTACAAGAACGCATCGGGGATTTACAAAAATGCGTTGAAGAGAAAGGAGAACGTTATTTTTTAGACGCAGAGAGGGAGGTGCTCATGGATCTTCAAATTCAGGAAAACACTATCTACGCTCCAGGAGGGAGTTTCATCCACCACCCAATGGCTCTAAGTAAATTCCGTGCTCAAACAGATTTGGTGTATTTCAGAATTGGCTTTGATGAGTGGGTGCGTCGTCTTGACAACTCTGCACATCAAAGAGGGATTGTCGGGTTTCAAAAAGGAGTGCGTTGCGTTTATGATGAGATGGTGCCTTTGCTTGAATTTACAGCGGATGTGACGATTTCCGCAAAGGATTTCAATCTTGCAACGAAGATGTATGAGGACTACATTGTCCGTACGAAAAAACTCCTTGAGCAGGAGGAACAGAGCTGTGGGGGTGATTGGGATATCAGCAATATTATTCACGAACTTGCTTCTCACACCTTTCTTTAG